CCCGCGGCTGGCTGCAGGATGTGCTGGATGACGGCCAGGGCGTGTCGATACACCGCTACCAGGCGTTGCTGGCGAATGCCGGGATAGGTGTCGCCTTCCTGTACAAATCCGTGCAGATGCAAGGCTTCTACCCGATAGACGCCAGCTGGCTGGCCGTGCTTGGCCTGAGCAGCGCGACCTACGTCGGCATGAAATCCCGTGAAGCCGGCAGTCCCGCGCCGCAGGTCGTTCCGGCACCGTCGCAAGCGGGCAGCGCCGCCGCCAATCCGCCGCCTTCGCCGGCGATGACCGCCTGAGGCAGCGTCTAATTTGCCGCCGCGCATGGTCAGGCGGGCGGCAATCTCATACAATAATGGTCGATTCAATAGCGGTCTCCACGCGCGAACGCGCGTCCGGAGCCCGCTTTTTCATTACGGAAAGACCAAATGGAACCTGTACGCCTGTCTAAACGCATGGCCGAGCTGGGGCTGTGCTCGCGCCGCGAGGCTGACAGCTATATCGAGCAGGGCTGGGTCAAGGTGGATGGAGAAGTCGCCGTCCTGGGCCAGAAAGTGCTGCCGCACAATCAGATAGAGATCGACAAGAAGGCGCAGGATGCCCAATCGGCCCGCGTGACCATCCTGCTCAACAAGCCGGTGGGCTACGTCTCCGGCCAGGCAGAGGACGGCTATCTGCCCGCCGCCGCGCTGATCAAGCCGGAAAATCGCTGGGCCGAGGATGGCAGCCGCAAGCGCTTCCAGCCATCGCACTTGCGCGGCCTGGCGCCCGCCGGTCGCCTTGACATCGACTCCGTCGGCCTGCTGGTGCTGACGCAGGACGGGCGCATCGCCAAGCAGCTCATCGGCGAACATTCCGAAGTGGAGAAAGAATACCTGGTGCGCGTGGAGGGCGAGCTGACGCCCAGTGGCCTGGCGCTGCTCAACCATGGCCTGGAGCTTGACGGCAAGAAGCTGCTGCCCGCCAAGGTGGGTT
This genomic window from Chromobacterium violaceum ATCC 12472 contains:
- a CDS encoding pseudouridine synthase; the protein is MEPVRLSKRMAELGLCSRREADSYIEQGWVKVDGEVAVLGQKVLPHNQIEIDKKAQDAQSARVTILLNKPVGYVSGQAEDGYLPAAALIKPENRWAEDGSRKRFQPSHLRGLAPAGRLDIDSVGLLVLTQDGRIAKQLIGEHSEVEKEYLVRVEGELTPSGLALLNHGLELDGKKLLPAKVGWQNEDQLRFVLREGKKRQIRRMCELVGLRVVGLKRISIGKVKLGNLPTGQWRYLRDDEQF